The Haloplanus natans DSM 17983 DNA segment CACAGTCCCGACAGGTCGGCGGCGAGACCAGCACTTGCTCGTCGCCGTCGCCGCGGAGCGACCGGGCGACGTGTCGGACGTGATCGTAGACGGCGGACCGGGAGGTGCCGACGCGGGCCGAGAGGTCGCTCGCCGTCGCCGGCGACTCACGGAGTGCCGCGGCGATGCGTTCCCGTGTCGTCGATTCCATGACCGCCGTTGGCGGGGTGGGGTGAAATCCCTTTCCTCCGGGGGCGACCATTTATGCCCGTGCCGGCCGGCCACCGACGCATGCATCCCGATCCGCGGAGGCGACGATGACCGACCGCGCGCCCGAACTCCACCCCGAGGCGGCGACGATTCTCGACCGGGTCGACCTCCCGCCGACCCACGCGCTATCCGTCGCGGGCGCCCGCGAGGCGCTCCGGGACCTGCTGGTGGACGACGACCTGACGGTTCGTGACCTGTCGATTCCGGGGCCGGAGGGGCCGACGACGCCGCTTTCGGTGCGGGCGTACACGCCGGCCGAGGCGTCGGAGGCCCCCGGCGACGGCGGCGAGCGCCCCGTCCTCGTCTACTTCCACGGCGGTGGCTGGGTGCGCGGCGACCTAGACACCCACGACGGCCTCTGTCGACTGCTTGCCGAGGCGGCCGACTGCGTCGTCGTCTCGGCCGACTACCGGCGCGCACCGGAGCACCCGTTCCCGACACCGGTCCACGACGCCTACGCGGCGACGGCGTGGGCCGCGGAGCACGCGGACATCGTCGGCGGCGACCCGGATCGGATCGCGGTCGGCGGCGACAGCGCCGGCGGCAACCTCGCGGCGGTGGTGACGCTTCTCGCGCGGGAGCGCGGCGGCCCCGAACTCTCCCATCAGGTGCTTCTCTACCCGGTGACGGACTTCGACCTTGACACCGACTCCTACCACGAGAACGCGTCGGGCTACCTGCTCTCGCGGGCGAGCATGCGCTGGTACTGGGACCGGTATCTCGACGACGCGGTGGATGGCGCCAACCCCTACGCGTCGCCGCTTCGGGCGCCCGATCTCTCCGGCCTGCCGTCGGCGACGGTCGTGACGGCGGGGTACGACCCCCTGCGGGACGAGGGGGCGGCGTACGCGGACCGCCTGCGTGAGGCGGCCGTGCCGGTCACGCACGCGAACTACCCGGGGATGGTGCACGTCTTCGCCTCGTTCCCGGAGCTAGAGCGGGCGCGGGACGCACGGGAGACGATCGCGGAGAATCTGGACGCCGCGTTCGCTCGGTGACGGTTCTCGCGGGGGTGTTTTATCTCGGGCGCTCGTATCGGTGGAATATGCTACTGATCCGCGGCACCGGCGGCGACACGACGCTCACCGGCACCGTCTTCGAACGGGGTGAGCGCGCGCCGTCGTTCCAGGGTGCGCCCGACGAGGACGCGCCCTACGTCTGGGTCTGCGACGAGTTCTACGAGGTCGAGAGCGGCGGGTCGACCACCCTGATCGACGGCGAGGAGAAACGGATCGCCTTCGAATCGCCGATGCCCCGCGGATTCGACACGCGCGAGCAGGCAGTCGAGGCGGCGAAAGAACACCTCCGG contains these protein-coding regions:
- a CDS encoding transcriptional regulator, coding for MESTTRERIAAALRESPATASDLSARVGTSRSAVYDHVRHVARSLRGDGDEQVLVSPPTCRDCGFDRFDDPINHPSTCPECRSESVAEPAFLID
- a CDS encoding alpha/beta hydrolase, producing MTDRAPELHPEAATILDRVDLPPTHALSVAGAREALRDLLVDDDLTVRDLSIPGPEGPTTPLSVRAYTPAEASEAPGDGGERPVLVYFHGGGWVRGDLDTHDGLCRLLAEAADCVVVSADYRRAPEHPFPTPVHDAYAATAWAAEHADIVGGDPDRIAVGGDSAGGNLAAVVTLLARERGGPELSHQVLLYPVTDFDLDTDSYHENASGYLLSRASMRWYWDRYLDDAVDGANPYASPLRAPDLSGLPSATVVTAGYDPLRDEGAAYADRLREAAVPVTHANYPGMVHVFASFPELERARDARETIAENLDAAFAR
- a CDS encoding DUF7113 family protein: MLLIRGTGGDTTLTGTVFERGERAPSFQGAPDEDAPYVWVCDEFYEVESGGSTTLIDGEEKRIAFESPMPRGFDTREQAVEAAKEHLRTQFARVGVPESTVVIEVEKADPID